The Panicum virgatum strain AP13 chromosome 3N, P.virgatum_v5, whole genome shotgun sequence genome includes the window atagagacggccggcccgtgcggtcggccgaaaaATTTCTTTTGTCGTCTCCCCGTGTTTGTTGTCGACGTGGTagatgatgacgagtcgcctgcgtccacagtcgattttataggcgacggcaagttggggtatgggtttacatcagctgacaatttggaggaagttgatatcggtcccggggataagctgCGAcaaacatttatcagcaagaatctagacccgagcctgcgtgagccgatAGCTCTGTTGaaggaataccgggattgtttcgtgtgggattatactgaaatgcctggtctggatagaagcatcatcgaacatcggctcccgcttaagaaaggatttcggccgtttcaacaacgagcaaggcagatgaaggctgaagtcctggaggaggtcaagaaagaggtgcaaaagatgttggacgcagggttcatcaagccatgtaggtatgcagaatggatctccagtgtggtccctgtacagaagaaggatggccggtggagagtctgcgtggatttccgagacctcaacagagcgacgccaaaggacgaatatccgatgcccgtggcagaaacattgatcaacgccgctgccggtcacaaaatgctgagctttatggatggtaacgccggctacaacaagatcttcatggccctagaggatataagcaagaccgcgttcagagtaccggGCGTggttggcttgttcgagtacttggttatgacatttggattgaaaaatgccgatgcaacgtatcaacgcgccatgaattacatttttcatgatctaatcggcaagctggtagaaatctacattgatgatgtcgtggtcaagtccacatcggctggggggcatctggaagatttgcgtaaggttttggagcggactcggaagtttgggctcataATGAAcctgaagaaatgtgcctttggcgtatcggccggtcagttcttagcattcctggtacatgagcgaggaatcgagatcggcttgaagactcaagaagcggtaaagacaatgaagccgcctactacgaagaaggagttacagaagcttatcggcaaaatcaactttgtcagacgatttatctccaatctgtctaggcgtatcgagccgttcatgggtctggtgaagatcaagtccgaggatgtgtttcactggggggcagaacagcagcaggctTTTGATgcaatcaaggaatatttgtcgaagcctctagtattggttccgcctcaacaggacaggcctttctacgtgtacttgtccgtgggtgacacttccatcgcctcggttctgattcagaaacatgacgatcaggagagggttgtcttctacctgagcaggcgcatgttggacgccgagaccaggtatcttgagattgaaaagctttgcctttgtttattctttacatgtataaagcttcgacatatttttctctcggcggaaacgatcgtcatatgtaaatcggatgtcatcaagcatatgctgtcggctcctattctaaaaggccgactaggaaaatggatgtttgcgttgtcagaattcgatatccgatatcaacttgcaaaggcagtcaagggacaggcactggcggatctcattgcagacagggtcaacactgacgtgtctgcactttttgtacgtgcctgggccatgtttttcgacggatcggcttgtgatgatgggtgcagcgtaggaattcttttggtatcgcctcgtggggccacttattctttttccatcaggatggctactccatgcaccaataatttagtagagtatgaggccgttcgcaaggggatggaattactcgtggaagctggtgcagaagcggtggaaatatttggggattcgaaattggtgatttctcagctcacagaagaatataaatgtgagagcgagcttctttttccgatatggatgcagtgccgtgagttgatgtcacaattcagatacattaatttccactggatacgaaggactttgaacagtgaagccaatgacttggcacagatggcttccagatacaaggaaacagccgatggggtcgatgtagaggttcagtttctagaacctggagactggagagccgatatcttcaattatttgaaggattcggctcggggggcacccagaaggataagactcaaagctatgaagtatgttctgataggggacgacatgttctacaggactttggaaggactgctgcttaaatgtttggggccttcggagttgaatcggctcttgcacgaggttcatgaaggagcctacggtactcatcaatcagctcataagatgaaatggctgattagacgatcgggatattactagCCTACCATGCTTAaggattgctttaaatattatAAGGGATGTccggcatgtcagagattcggcaagattcagatggtgccggcatcagtaatgaatcctatcattaagccatggccgttcaggggttgggccatggatatgattggccagattaacccgccatctagcaaaggtcaccaatggtgttagctgtcacggattatttcacaaaatgggtggaagtggtacccatgaggtcggtggcatcgaaagatgtgatcagtttcgttaaagagcacatcattcataggtttgggattcctcagaccattacgaccgatggaggatcggtctttatatcggaggaatttagaaagtttgccaATGAcatggggttcaagctgatcagatcatccccatattatgcccaggctaatggacaggctgaagcgttttttatggcgagtagtgctagttatcttgatattcgtagcatgatttttagtagattcatcctgtttttgttgcttatcatctacgaatatcatgtcatctctgcgcgatcaagttttaatcttatactaattctcgttgcatggaattagtcgcgtagagacgacactctgcttctttttcatctagtagatctaatctgttatggtttgttcttatacttaagaattggcgtaatatctgctagtttaggccttgcaaacgggttggacgatccggcgacgtattagatgctttgccttgatcttaatagggatccaggaatcggctttcgcttgttcttatgcctcttttctggttaaggttcggttatcttttacgttcgttaggcctaactacgtgtaggatgttccgatctagcaatgaagcttttaccgtcgtggattagattagctagatttattaaagcagtttttgcagttatttgctttacccattaccatctggatatgcagatccaatctgacaccgggactcgatcggctctttaaagctgatgcaagagtcgtcccggggagccgaccacggctcggactaatgtttacacgtgtctgtgcttgtaggcaaatcatcgaaggcacgttcgcaccttcctgatcaggtataggtcaggtggcacacccTGCGTCTTAGAAAGCCGTGGCGCAGGGGCGGGCCCATTGAATTCAAtggtattcagttgaataccaATTATTTTTGGACAAAAAATTTGTATATATAGCTTATACTATGTATatgattcaaaaaaataaaaataccaGTCACAATCTCTCTTTTAggtcgaaaaactgagcaaccCACCTCCCTTCCCTCACCGCCGGCCCACATACACGGCCCAAATTCATTAATCCACCAGACGTCTCCCCTCCCGACCACACATCTCCTCTTCCGATACccctcaagaaaaaaaatctcctcTGATTCCCCCACACCCCCATCTCGCCCGCTGTCCTAGCCGCCGCCCATCCTGCCAGCCCGATAGCTGCTGCAAGTTGCCGTCGcctcgcgcccccgccgcccgcctccccgGCCGTCTCGCGGAGGGGCCCTGCCGCCCTACTCCGGCCGCCTACCGCGTCGCGCAGCCGAGCCAGGGAGCCGCCTCCCGCCTGGCCACTGTCGTGCAGCCGTGCGCCCGTGGAGGTAGGCTCAGGCACGCAGCGGAGCAGGCGCCCTGCTCCGGCCACCGCCAGGTGCGCACAGCCGCATAGGTGCCAGGGGACAAGGGGCGCAGCCGCCGTGCTATTGCTGCGTAGGGTGTTGTAATGCCCCTGTGGCCAGGCACCAGGGTCGCCGCGCACTTGCGCAGAGCCAGAAGCTGGCCAGGCACCAGGGTGTTGTAATGCCCCTGTGACGATTCACGAATTTATCCAAATTTTGTGAATACGTCATTGCAATTTGTGATTATTATGGAGTTATAGATTTGTGAGCATCCTTATTCCTTATGACCTTATCAATACCACCTCTATTTATTTTAAATGTTCGCACTTTGAAATGTTGATCATTTATAACATCTATTATCTATATATGAAAAATTTCAAGTTACAAACCATTTATATTATCGGTACTCAATTATGTACTATTAATGTGTATTGgactgtaaaaaaaaatttacaccaTTTGAAATTttcactgcgttcggctggtCTCCAGCCCTCCAGCGCTACAGTTTTTTTCCTCTCacatcactccagctccagcctccagccactagccaggtaacagtgtttttctctcacaccactccagctccagcctccagctccagcctgccgaacacagTGTTTGAATACCAACCTTATGaatcctgggcccgcccctgccgtggcgtgtgccaggattgcgggccgttgacgagagagcagtgcttgccagcgccccggcgaccttcCGGCTCTTCGTATTGTCTGTctctactcgccggtgggttttgatcGACAACACCTGGATGATGCCAGAGACTAGGGTGAAAAGACCAAAACACCCTCGGTGCCACTCTGGCCGACTGTACTTGATCCAAAACCCGGGGAAAGTTCAGCGTTGTGTAGATACGGCCAACGTTTATGCCTTTCTGTTTTTGCACCCTTGACGTGAATCCATCAATAATCcatagttccaaaaaaaaacaagggaGGGGTTGAAAGAGAAGCAAGTGGCCACAAAAGAGAGATCGGATGAGCTGTGTTCATTGCACTAGCTAAGCTCTGATCTGATCACCTTAAGTGACCTCCCAAGAGGCGCCTCACGGCTCACCCCTCAGGCCAGGGATCAGCCCATCAGACTTTTCAATCACCTCTCCATGTGTCCTCACGGCATAAAAAAGGCAATTATTGGCCCAGTTTACATGGACAAATCAGTATTAAACTGCTGAATTTTCTTCATcatcatgaaaaaaaaaacagctcaTAGTACTTGCAAAAGAGGAAGATGCATGTGAGGACTAGCTACCACAAGGCGAGTTTAAAGTTCCAAACAAAAAGAGAGCAAGCATGCAAAAACATGCCAAAACCTTTTGCCCTATATGAATGAAGTGAAGTCCTCTGGAAGGAGACATCATCAGGCAGGCTGCCATTGCCAAGGAGTAACCAGCAGTAGTTGCTGCCCATCCTTGCAAGTTGCCAAGGACCAGCCTTGATAGATAAGGGGGGATTCAGACGGTCCCCCTCCTCCAATTGTCCATCTATCCTCCCTGACACCACGCACAACTCCTACTTGCCTCagggagcagagagagagagagaggccacaGAGCTCTGTCCCTCTCTCTCCCAGGGAAGCCATGGATGAAGAGCGGAGCCCGAGGGCCGCCGAcgacccggcggcggaggccggtccggcgccggagctggagcGTAAGAATGAGGACGGCGTGGAGGACCCGGAGGACCCGGagagcaccggcggcggcggaaacgGCATCAGCTCCCTGGAGCAGCCGCTGCTGAAGCGGAGCACCACCCTGACGGCCAGCCACCTCGCCATCGTCGGCGCCAAGGTCTCCCACATCGAGAGCCTCGACTACGAGTAAGCATtgcgttcttcttcttcttccccgcaGTTTCATGCATGCTGATCACTCTGCTCTGTTCTTGCATCCGTATACCTCAAATTGTCGCTGCTCTTGCAGGATCATCGAGAATGATTTGTTCAAGCACGACTGGCGGAGCCGGTCCAACGTGGAGGTGCTGCAGTACATCTTCCTCAAGTGGGCCATGGCGTTCCTCGTCGGGCTCCTCACCGGCGTCATCGCGTCGCTCATCAACCTCGCCATCGAGAACATCACCGGCCTCAAGATGCTCCAGATGGTCAACCTCGTCCGCGAGAAGCGCTACTGGGCGGGATTCCTCTACTTCGCCGGCCTCAACTTCGGCCTCACCTTCGTCGCCGCCGTGCTCTGCGTCGTCttcgcccccaccgccgccgggcccGGCATCCCCGAGATCAAGGCCTACCTCAACGGCGTCGACACGCCCAACATGTTCGGCGCGCCGCAGCTCATCGTCAAGGCACGCACGATTCTTTTCTTGTCACCTGTTTTTTAGTTGAATAATACTGACAAGAACCAAATGCAGATCATCGGCAGCATCGGCGCCGTGTCGTCGGGGATGGATCTCGGCAAGGAGGGCCCTCTGGTCCACATCGGCGCGTGCCTCGCCAACCTCCTCAGCCAGGGCGGCGAGGGCCGGTGGCGCCTCCGCTGGCGGTGTCTGCGCTACTTCAACAACGACCGCGATCGGCGCGACCTCATCACCTGCGGCGCGTCGTCAGGGGTGTGCGCGGCGTTCCGCGCGCCCGTCGGCGGCGTGCTGTTCGCGCTGGAGGAGGTGGCGACGTGGTGGCGGGGCGCGCTGCTGTGGCGCACCTTCTTCAGCACGgccaccgtcgtcgtcgtcctccgcgGCTTCATCGAGGTGTGCCGCAACGGGCGGTGCGGCATGTTCGGCGAGGGCGGGCTCATCCTCTTCGACGTGAGCAACGTCACCGTCCGCTaccacgccggcgacctccTCCCCGTCAcgctcgtcggcgtcctcggcgGCCTCCTCGGCGCGCTCTACAACCACGTCCTCCACCAGGTGCTCCGCCTCTACAACCTCATCAACGCCAAGGGCCGCCTCGCCAAGCTGGCGCTCGCCCTCGCCGTCTCCGTCCTCACCTCGGCGGGGCTCTACCTCCTGCCCTTCGCCGTGCCGTGCACGCCGTGCGACGCCGCGCACGGCGCCGCCTGCCCGACGGTGGGCAAGTCCGGCAACTTCAAGCAGTTCAACTGCCCCGACGGCTTCTACAACGACCTGGCGTCGCTGCTGCACGCCACCAACACCGACGCCACCCGCAACATCTTCTCCACGGGCACCGCCGGCGAGTTCCGCCTCGACTcgctgctcatcttcttcgccatCTACTGCGTGCTGGGGCTCTTCACCTTCGGCATCGCCGTGCCCTCGGGGCTCTTCCTGCCCATCATCCTCATGGGCTCCGCCTACGGCCGCATCACCGCGCTCGTGCTCGCGCGCTTCGTCCGCATCGACCACGGCCTCTACGCcgtgctcggcgccgccgcgctcatGTCGGGCTCCATGCGGATGACCGTCTCGCTCTGCGTCATCTTCCTCGAGCTCACCAacaacctcctcctcctccccatcaCCATGTTCGTGCTGCTCATCGCCAAGACCGTCGGCGACGCCTTCAACCCCAGCATCTACGAGATCATCCTCGACCTCAAGGGCCTGCCGTTCCTCGAGCCCAAGCCGGAGACGTGGATGAAGGACATCACCGTCGGCGAGCTCGCTGCCGCCAAGCCGCGCGCCGTCACGCTCCAGGTCGTCGAGAAGGTGTCCACCGTCGTCGAGGTGCTGCGCTCCACGCCGCACAACGGCTTCCCCGTGCTGGACCGCCCGCGCCCCGGCGTGGCGGAGCTGCACGGGCTCGTGCTCCGGAGCCACCTCATGGCCGTGCTCAGGAAGCGGTGGTTCCTGCCGGAGAAGAGGAGGACGGAGGAGTGGGAGGCCAGGGACAAGTTCTCGTCCACGGAGCTCGCCGAGAAGGCCGGCAGCGTCGACGAGGTGCAGCTGTCGCCGGAGGAGCTGGACATGTACATCGACCTCCACCCGTTCACCAACACCACGCCGTACACCGT containing:
- the LOC120666098 gene encoding chloride channel protein CLC-a-like; this translates as MDEERSPRAADDPAAEAGPAPELERKNEDGVEDPEDPESTGGGGNGISSLEQPLLKRSTTLTASHLAIVGAKVSHIESLDYEIIENDLFKHDWRSRSNVEVLQYIFLKWAMAFLVGLLTGVIASLINLAIENITGLKMLQMVNLVREKRYWAGFLYFAGLNFGLTFVAAVLCVVFAPTAAGPGIPEIKAYLNGVDTPNMFGAPQLIVKIIGSIGAVSSGMDLGKEGPLVHIGACLANLLSQGGEGRWRLRWRCLRYFNNDRDRRDLITCGASSGVCAAFRAPVGGVLFALEEVATWWRGALLWRTFFSTATVVVVLRGFIEVCRNGRCGMFGEGGLILFDVSNVTVRYHAGDLLPVTLVGVLGGLLGALYNHVLHQVLRLYNLINAKGRLAKLALALAVSVLTSAGLYLLPFAVPCTPCDAAHGAACPTVGKSGNFKQFNCPDGFYNDLASLLHATNTDATRNIFSTGTAGEFRLDSLLIFFAIYCVLGLFTFGIAVPSGLFLPIILMGSAYGRITALVLARFVRIDHGLYAVLGAAALMSGSMRMTVSLCVIFLELTNNLLLLPITMFVLLIAKTVGDAFNPSIYEIILDLKGLPFLEPKPETWMKDITVGELAAAKPRAVTLQVVEKVSTVVEVLRSTPHNGFPVLDRPRPGVAELHGLVLRSHLMAVLRKRWFLPEKRRTEEWEARDKFSSTELAEKAGSVDEVQLSPEELDMYIDLHPFTNTTPYTVVETMSVAKAVVLFRTCALRHMLIIPKFQGLEISPIVGILTRQDLRAHNILGAFPHLTNKRKVH